The DNA sequence CTGATCCATGGATGGATGCTGCGTGGTGGGTGGCCGCCGACCCGGTAGCACGATCTCGACGGCCGAGGCCAGATCCGCCAGGAAGAGCGCCTCAAGGGCCCGCGCCAGCTCCGGGTCCAGAATGCCCGCGTCGATCTCCCAGTTCCCGAGCAAGCTGGCGGCGTTCAGGTTGCTCGACCCGACCCGGCACCAGATTCCGTCGGCCACGGCCGTCTTGGCGTGGATCATGGGACCTTGCCACTCGAAGATCCGCACCCCGGACTCCAGGAGGGTTCGGTAGCCCGAGCGCACCAGACTGCCCACCCAGGGCCAGTTGTTGTGCGCCGGCACCAGCACGCGCACATCCACACCGTCACGCGCGGCGGCCATCAATCCCTCGGCCACCGGTCGCGGCGTCACGAAGTAGGGGTCGGTGATCCAGATTCGCTCGCGCGCCGTGGCCGCGATCAACTGGACGGCCCGGTAGACGCGCGTGCGCCACGGCACCCCCTCGATCAGCCACACCGGGGTGGTTCCCGCCGCCGGAGCGGTCTCCGGCCTGGGGGCGAGGTCCTCGGGAACCGGTTCGCCCATGAGGGACCAGATCTGCCCGAAGGCGCCCGCCGCGGTGGCGGCAGCCGGCCCGCGCATCTCGACACCCGTGTCGCGCCAGGGCGGGTCGTGCTCGGATCCGGCCCACTCCTGACCCACACAGAAGCCGCCGATGAACGCAACCTCTCCGTCCACGCAGACAAGTTTGCGGTGGTCGCGCTGCAGCAATCCGAACGGGTCACCGAACGACGGGGGGTTGTAGGCGCGAACCTCCACGCCCGCTTGCTTGAACGGCTTCCAATAGCGGCGCGGCGTGGCCCAACACCCCATCCAGTCGTACAGAACGCGCACCTCGACGCCAGCCTGGGCTCGCTCGATCAAGGCGTCGCGGAACCGGCGACCCACGGGGTCGTTGCGAAGGATGTAGTTCTCGAAGTGGATGAAGTGCTTCGCCTGACCGATCGCTTCCAGCCACAGGTCGAACGTCAAAGGGCCGTCGAACTGCAGACTGACACGGTTGCCCAGGGTCAGCCGGGCGCCCGTCGCTCGCGCCATCGCCCGCTCGATCGCTTCTCCGGGCGCACCATCGAGCACATGCGGGGACCGCAGCATCTCGTGCCGCTGGTCCTCGGCGAGGGGCTCATGAGGCATGGCAAGGCGCCGGTCGGCGGCGGCGGACTTCAGAGGGCACGCATCTGCTCGTACCGGTACCCCAAGAACTTGTAGGCGAGCTTGGCGACGAGGAAGTCCGGCGCGTGTAGCCCGGGAATCGGGGCGAGCTCCACGATGTCGGCGGCCAGGACGGTGCGCTCCTGAAAGACGCGTCGTAGAAAACGCAACGTCCGATACCAATCGCCTCCGCCCGGCTCGGGGGTACCCGTGGACGGGACCAGGGAAGGATCGAAGTAGTCGACGTCGAACGTGATGTACACCGGATCTCTCAGACGCTCCAAGGCCCGCTCCATCCAGTCGTCGTCGGCCCACATCTGGTCGGCGAAGATCAAGTCGACCCCTTCGTGCGAACGGGCCACCTCCATTTCCTCCGAACTGACACCGCGAATGCCGACGGCGAGCACGTCGGCATGATCGAGCACGCGGGCCATCGCGGAAGCATGGCTCGCAGGGGAACCTTCGTACTGGGCCCGCAGGTCGGCGTGCGCGTCGAACTGGAGGACCTGGATGCGCCGGCCTGCGGCCCGGGCTACCGCCCGAATGGCCGGCGCCGAGATGGAGTGCTCGCCACCCAGCATCAAGAGGAACCGGTCACCGCAGGCTTCCCGCACACGGGCGTAGGCCTCCTCCAGCTCCTCCATGGCCGCCGCGGCGCCGGCTCGCGTCAGCTCCAACGCGGGAAGCGTATGCACGCCCATCACGCAGGGCTCGCAATCCAACTCCTGGTCGTAGGTCTCGATGTAGCGTGATGCCTCGACGATCGCCCGTGGCCCCTGACGCGTCCCTCCACCAAAGGACGTGGTGGACTCGTAGGGTACCGGCAGGACCACGGCTGCTGCGCTGTCGAAGGCGGCCGCCCCCTCATCGAGGCCCAGGAAGCAGTGGGGCAGCTCCCAAGGCAGATCGTCCAGGCGCGCATCACCCAGGGGACCGTTCACGCTCCCTCTCCCTTCCGCGTCGGTGGATCTCCGGTTGGGCACTCGCTACAGAGCGTCCACCGGACAGGTCAGGCCTTCGTACGGCAGCTCTACGCCAGCTTGATGGCATTCGGCGCACAGGCCGTACACCTCGAGTCGGTGGCGCGTGGGGCGGAACCCGAACTCCGCCTGCAACGTCTGTTCGATGCGTTGCATCTCGTGGCTCTGGAACTCGGTGACGTCCCCGCAGCCCAGGCAGATCAGATGCTCATGCTCGGGCTCGGCGGAAAGACGATGCTCGTAGCGCTTGAAGCCCTCCCCGAAATCGTGTTCGGCCACCAGCTTACTCTTCACGAGCAGGTCAAGCGTGCGGTAGATGGTCGCTTTGCCGATCCGCTTACCCCGATCGCGCAACCGGTGCTCGATCTCCTCGACCGAGAGATGCTCCTCCGACGTGAAGACCACCTGCGCCACGGCCTCACGCTGGTGGGTGATCGGCAAGCCCCGGTCCCTCAGGTAACGGCTGAACACGCGAACGAACGGCAGGGCGCGAGCCGATGAGCTCACGGTGCCTCCGCCACGAAGAGCGCGGGATCGAACTCGGCCAGCAGTGCCTCGTAGCGCTCGGGATCCCCCTCGATCTCGATTTCCCTGGGTGGCCCCAGGTTCATCTGCGAACGCGAAACCACACCGTCGATCACGTGGGGTACACGGTCGCTGGGTGACACTCCCTCTTCGAACATCTGCTGCTCGACAGTGAGTCCTTTCCCCGTGCGCTCGGCCACGTAGGTGACGGTGTGTAGCAGGCGGCGCTCCCCGTCCGCGAACACGGTCGCCACGAGCAGACCCCGTTCCCGGCGTCCCCGGATGAGCGGCGGGAAGATCCAGATACGATCGACGCTGTCGGCTCCGAGCCGATCGCGCAGCGTCACCAGGGTCCGCGGCAATGCTTCGGGCACGCCCGGATCGGCCTTGAGCGGGGGAGGAGGAGTCACCGTCTTCATCCCTTCAATGTAGCAGTCCTCGGCTCGGCCCGGCCACCGGGGTCACCCGCTCTGCGGGGAGGTCTAGGACCGGCTGAGGTCGATGCCGCCCCGCTCACCACGCATGCGGCGCACGGCTCGACGCGCCGCGTCCAGCACCGCTCCGCGCACCTCGTCGATGGAGCCGCGCACGAGGGCGCCGGACGCCTTGGCGTGACCACCCCCTCCAAACTGACGCGCCAGTGCATTGACGTTGACGCGGCCGCGGGAGCGGAACGAGATCTTGGTGTCCCCGCTCGTCGTGCTACGAAACAACAACCCCACCTCGGCCCCACGCACCGATCTCGGGTAGTCCACAAAGCCGTCCAGGTCCTCCGCCGAGGATCCGAAAGCCTCGTACGCTTCGTTGGGTACCGTCATCCACGCCACCCCCGCATCCTCGTCGAACTCGAGCTCGACCAGCGACGCGGCCAACAGACGAAAGCGATCCATGGAGGACGAGCCGTAGACGCGCTCGTAGACCACCTCGGGGTGGACGCCACGCTCGATGAGCTCGCCCGCGATGCGATGCGCTGAGGGAGAGGCGTTGCTGAAGCGGAAGGACCCCGTATCCGTCATGATGGCGACATACAGCGCCTCCGCGATCTCCCGCGTGATCTCGGCGCCGTCGGCCAACAAGAGGTCGTATACGAGCTCGCCAGTGGCGCATGCGCTTTCGTCGCGCAGCGCCACCCCGGGAATGGGGGACTCTCCGGGCAAGTGATGGTCGACCACGGTCTTGGGCACATGGTCGGTCAGCGCCTTCACCCGCCCGATGCGGGGGATCTCTCCCGTATCCAGCACCACCAGCCGGCTTGCCGAGGCGGTGATCTCGGTGGCGCGTGCGCTACCGGGATCCACCGCGGCGTCGGGCTCAGGCAGCAGGAAGGAGAACG is a window from the Gemmatimonadota bacterium genome containing:
- a CDS encoding Fur family transcriptional regulator; translation: MSSSARALPFVRVFSRYLRDRGLPITHQREAVAQVVFTSEEHLSVEEIEHRLRDRGKRIGKATIYRTLDLLVKSKLVAEHDFGEGFKRYEHRLSAEPEHEHLICLGCGDVTEFQSHEMQRIEQTLQAEFGFRPTRHRLEVYGLCAECHQAGVELPYEGLTCPVDAL
- a CDS encoding phospholipase D-like domain-containing protein: MPHEPLAEDQRHEMLRSPHVLDGAPGEAIERAMARATGARLTLGNRVSLQFDGPLTFDLWLEAIGQAKHFIHFENYILRNDPVGRRFRDALIERAQAGVEVRVLYDWMGCWATPRRYWKPFKQAGVEVRAYNPPSFGDPFGLLQRDHRKLVCVDGEVAFIGGFCVGQEWAGSEHDPPWRDTGVEMRGPAAATAAGAFGQIWSLMGEPVPEDLAPRPETAPAAGTTPVWLIEGVPWRTRVYRAVQLIAATARERIWITDPYFVTPRPVAEGLMAAARDGVDVRVLVPAHNNWPWVGSLVRSGYRTLLESGVRIFEWQGPMIHAKTAVADGIWCRVGSSNLNAASLLGNWEIDAGILDPELARALEALFLADLASAVEIVLPGRRPPTTQHPSMDQVLRPRTSSLEPEGLQDRIDRIRRMGAGQSGTGLASLVRAGSATLDAIAGRRTLDRENRTVLMTTALGLVILAVAATIWPHVAGLVLAALLGWVGVTTGLRALLQARRARQEIQAGRRSVP
- the speB gene encoding agmatinase is translated as MNGPLGDARLDDLPWELPHCFLGLDEGAAAFDSAAAVVLPVPYESTTSFGGGTRQGPRAIVEASRYIETYDQELDCEPCVMGVHTLPALELTRAGAAAAMEELEEAYARVREACGDRFLLMLGGEHSISAPAIRAVARAAGRRIQVLQFDAHADLRAQYEGSPASHASAMARVLDHADVLAVGIRGVSSEEMEVARSHEGVDLIFADQMWADDDWMERALERLRDPVYITFDVDYFDPSLVPSTGTPEPGGGDWYRTLRFLRRVFQERTVLAADIVELAPIPGLHAPDFLVAKLAYKFLGYRYEQMRAL
- a CDS encoding bifunctional oligoribonuclease/PAP phosphatase NrnA; the protein is MPYRTPPERLPAIEQVIHSLESASRVVLTTHVNADGDGAGSEVAVLAWLRARGAECWIVNPTRFPDTFSFLLPEPDAAVDPGSARATEITASASRLVVLDTGEIPRIGRVKALTDHVPKTVVDHHLPGESPIPGVALRDESACATGELVYDLLLADGAEITREIAEALYVAIMTDTGSFRFSNASPSAHRIAGELIERGVHPEVVYERVYGSSSMDRFRLLAASLVELEFDEDAGVAWMTVPNEAYEAFGSSAEDLDGFVDYPRSVRGAEVGLLFRSTTSGDTKISFRSRGRVNVNALARQFGGGGHAKASGALVRGSIDEVRGAVLDAARRAVRRMRGERGGIDLSRS